A region of Mesoplodon densirostris isolate mMesDen1 chromosome 11, mMesDen1 primary haplotype, whole genome shotgun sequence DNA encodes the following proteins:
- the RHEBL1 gene encoding GTPase RhebL1 isoform X2 gives MPLVRYRKVVILGYRSVGKTSLAHQFVEGEFLEGYDPTVENTYSKIVTLGKDEFHLHLVDTAGQDEYSILPYSFIIGVHGYVLVYSVTSMHRLPVVLVGNKADLSPDREVQAVEGKKLAESWGATFMESSARDKQLTQGIFTKVIQEIARVENSYGQERRCHLM, from the exons ATGCCGTTAGTTCGCTACAGGAAGGTGGTCATCCTCGGATACCGCTCCGTAG GGAAGACATCTTTAGCACATCAATTTGTGGAGGGCGAGTTCCTGGAAGGCTATGATCCTACTGTGGAGAATA cctACAGCAAGATAGTGACTCTTGGCAAAGATGAGTTTCACCTACACCTGGTGGACACAGCAGGGCAG GATGAGTACAGCATTCTGCCCTATTCATTCATCATTGGGGTCCATGGTTATGTGCTTGTGTATTCTGTCACCTCTATGCATAG GCTGCCAGTGGTGCTGGTGGGGAACAAGGCAGATCTCTCTCCAGACAG GGAGGTCCAGGCTGTTGAGGGGAAAAAGCTGGCAGAGTCCTGGGGAGCGACATTTATGGAGTCATCTGCTCGAGATAAGCAG CTGACTCAAGGCATCTTCACCAAAGTCATCCAGGAGATTGCTCGGGTAGAGAATTCATATGGGCAAGAGCGCCGCTGCCATCTCATGTGA
- the RHEBL1 gene encoding GTPase RhebL1 isoform X1, protein MPLVRYRKVVILGYRSVGKTSLAHQFVEGEFLEGYDPTVENTYSKIVTLGKDEFHLHLVDTAGQDEYSILPYSFIIGVHGYVLVYSVTSMHSFQVIESLYQKLHEGHGKTRLPVVLVGNKADLSPDREVQAVEGKKLAESWGATFMESSARDKQLTQGIFTKVIQEIARVENSYGQERRCHLM, encoded by the exons ATGCCGTTAGTTCGCTACAGGAAGGTGGTCATCCTCGGATACCGCTCCGTAG GGAAGACATCTTTAGCACATCAATTTGTGGAGGGCGAGTTCCTGGAAGGCTATGATCCTACTGTGGAGAATA cctACAGCAAGATAGTGACTCTTGGCAAAGATGAGTTTCACCTACACCTGGTGGACACAGCAGGGCAG GATGAGTACAGCATTCTGCCCTATTCATTCATCATTGGGGTCCATGGTTATGTGCTTGTGTATTCTGTCACCTCTATGCATAG TTTCCAAGTCATTGAGAGTCTGTACCAAAAGCTACATGAAGGCCACGGGAAAACCCG GCTGCCAGTGGTGCTGGTGGGGAACAAGGCAGATCTCTCTCCAGACAG GGAGGTCCAGGCTGTTGAGGGGAAAAAGCTGGCAGAGTCCTGGGGAGCGACATTTATGGAGTCATCTGCTCGAGATAAGCAG CTGACTCAAGGCATCTTCACCAAAGTCATCCAGGAGATTGCTCGGGTAGAGAATTCATATGGGCAAGAGCGCCGCTGCCATCTCATGTGA